ATTTGACACGGAAGTTGGCAAGTTGAGCCGCCTGTAGATGTAATGTTGGCAAGCCGTCCAAGCTAGAGGTAAAATGAAGAACAAGATGATCAAGGAAGAAGAGTTGCGGGCCGCCATAAAAAAATTCCTGATGAAAGGTGGCGTCATCGATAGATTGCCGGAGCAAAAAACCATCCAGGCGCGGATGGTCGGCAAAAAATGGAATTCTTCCGAAATGGGAGGTGAACTGTACAATTAATCACCAATCACCCCCATGGGACCCATGCCCGGCTCGAACCCCAGGCTGGCCCTCCGCAGGCAGGGTTTTTCCTCCTTTTTTCCTGTCTACCGGCCTGGGGTTCCACTTTTCCGGGCAGATAATTTCAGCCCTCTCCTCCCCCTCCTGCAATTCCAGCCGCAAACCCAGCCGTAAATCCGATCCGATTCCCTCTCCGAGTCCGCTTACCTGGAGAACCGGCTAGCGAATAGCCATGGCGTTGGGCGGCGAACCCACCCCGCCCCGCAGGTTGAGCGGGCTGGAGGTGAAAAACGCTGTATACTCTCCGTTGTCGGCGCTGTCCTCGGCCAGTGCTTCCAGGTCGAACAGTTCCCCAATCGTAATACCGAGCCGGGCGATGGCCAGGTGCAGGCTGGGCTTTCCCTCCACCAGCGGCCATACTTCCGTGGTGACGGAATCGCTGGCGACGGCGGCGATGCGGTTGTCCCAGATGAATTCCCAGGTATCCTCCCCGCCCGACAAGCCGGAGAACGACCAGGGCCGCAAGACGGCATCCCGCCCTTCCTCGTCCCCCCCGGCAAGGAACGCCTCCAGCCATCCATAGCGAACCAGCAGAATATCCCCGGCCTGCAGGGTGACGCCCTGCGCGGCAAGACATTCCTCCACCTCTGTCGGGGTCACCACCATCTGCCGGTTGGGGTGCCAGTCGCGGCCAGTCCTGGCGAAATGCCGGGACAGGTCCGCCAGCACGCACCGGCCCGCCATCCCGAACTCGGCCACCTGCTCGATGCCGTTGCGGGTGCCCTCCTTTCCCGTAATCTGATCGGCCCGCACCCCGTTGTAAAAGCCGTGGCGGGGATCGCCGATATGGGTCAGCCCGTCCCATTGCGAGGAGCCTTGCAGGTAGAACGAATCCAGCAGGTCGTCCCGCCCCACCAGGGCGCCCGTGGCCGTGATCTCGTTGATGGTGTGCCGTGGCGCGGTGCGGAAGCGGTGGGACTTGGGCTTGGTGAGGGCGTAGGGAACGTGCAGAGGCAGGTCCAGATTGAAACGCACGCCCCTCCGCACCAATGCCGCCGCGGCCCGCACGGCCTCGGGCGTAATGTGGTTGAGGGTTCCCAACTGGTCCTCCGCGCCCCACGCCCCCCAGGCCAGGGGCAGTCCGCTATCGTCGGGCCGGTTCAGGTCCGCATAGTTCGGAAAGCCGGTCATGGGGCATCCTCCTGTGTAAATCGCAAAGCCGGCTGGGGAAAAAATCGCCGGGACGGTTCCTCCCAGGGAAGGCGAGTGTAGGGCAAGGCGTCCGGGCGTGGCAAGGGATGGGGGGAGGGAGGGCTATAACTGCGAACTGCAACGGCAGCCACAGATTGCACAGATGGACACAGATTTGAACTGCCAACTGCGAACTGCTTTGGAACCGCCGATGAACGCGGATGAACGCTGATATCTGCTACTGCAACCGCGAGCCTCACCCTTCCGCCCCTGGAGGGGCTCCTTCCCTCTCCACAGTGTGGCGAGGGGGGAACTGCAACTGCGAACTGCAACAGCAGCCACAAATTGCACAGATGGACACAGATTTGAACTGCCAACTGCGAACTGCAACAGCAACTGCCTACCCCACCCTCCCGCGCGGGATTCCATTGAACTACCGGGACGCTCCTTCCCTCCCCGCTGGGCTGGGAGGGCGAACTGCAACTGCGAACCTCACCCCCCCGCGCCCGTTGGCGCTCCTCCCCTCTCCACAGAGTGGCGAGGGGGAACTACTTATGGCATACCGCGATTGTAGTGGGGAAGGGGCGGTGGGATGGGGGAGACAATGACAAAAGTAAAAAGCAATAAAATAAAATCAACTACCAGTGGGGGAAATGATTCCCCCCACGCCCCCCCAAATCGGGATTGTTCCGATAACCCACCATCGGAAAACCTGTTAGACTTGAGCACGCCATCCCCGACGACAAAGGCGTTGTTCCGATACCCCACCATCGGAAAACCTGATAGACTTATACCGTTACACTGGGACAAAGCGTTACAGTTCCGATACCCCACCATCGGAAAACCTGATAGACTAATACTTATTGCCTGGAAGCATAGCCAGAAGTTCCGATACCCCACCATCGGAAAACCTGATAGACTGCGCCGTAGAGTTGACCGAACTTCTCCAGAGTTCCGATACCCCACCATCGGAAAACCTGATAGACTTCAGCAGCAACGGCACGCAATGGACACTGAGTTCCGATACCCCACCATCGGAAAACCTGATAGACTCCTTCATGCAGCGGATGGAATAGCCGTCGAGTTCCGATACCCCACCATCGGAAAACCTGATAGACTAGACAGCCCCGCAAGTGGCTGACATGACTCGAAAAAGCCCTCAGAACAATTCAATTTGTTGAGGTTTTGAGGGCTTTTCTTCCGTGGGTTGTGCGCCGAAAAACTCGCGGGTCATCCCGTATTGCTTGTCTGTTATGAAATAAAATGCGGCGCGGGCCCCATCGGGAACAGCTTTCCCCAACTTTTCCGCTTCGGCCTGTGCGGCCGCAAGGGTTGGGAAATGGCGGACATACAACGAATATTGATGCTGTGAGAAATTTTCTTCCTGCAACAGGGTATGAAAGCGTTGATAGGCGCTTCGTGCCTCACGGGTTGAAACCGGGCAGTCGTATGCTGCGATCAGCCACATGACACGCCATCCATTGATTGCCATCAGAACCTCGGCAAATCCAGGGATTTCGATTTTCCATCAAGGAATCTGCAATAGCTGTCGACTGATTCCGCGATGGCGTTGGGCAAACGGAATTCGCCCCGCGAGAGCCTGACTTCGGACTCCAGGAAAGCAAGCCCGCGCACGCGTTCCTGCCCGTCGAATTCCGCTTCCATGTCCGCCTGGACGACCTGCCGCTCCACGGCATGCCGGTAAGGCTCCATGAAATCGTCCGCGAGATTGAAGGGATTGTCGATTTGGCGGTGACCCAATCCCAATACCGGATTCAGCCCCGAGGCGGCCAATTGGCGGGCCACCAGTGAACGCAAAACCGCATAGCCGTAGTTGAGCCGCGTATTTTGTGGATCGTCCGCATTGGGCCTGACCCGGCGGAATTCCGGCGAAAACAGGTGCTTCCAATAATGCCTTGCGGCCTGGGCCTCGATATTTTTCGGATCGCCGGGTGCCACCTGCCTGGCGAACCTTTCCAGGCGCAACGCACCGGCGCGTTCGGCCCAACGCAACGTAGCGGCCTGTGCATTGATTTTGGCTCGAACGATCCGCCGCCAGAGTCCCTCCCCATCATTGGTTTGCTCCAAGGCGATTTGCTGGCGCAGGCGTTTACCCATTACGCTTTGCCCATTGGAAGGCCATAGTTGACCGGCGGGCATGTGGGACGCGTCCGTGAGCAGTACGGACGCCCCGGCCCCCGCGAGCCGCTGCAATGCATGGACAGTCAGCGTTACCTCCGGATGGTGGAGCACCAACACGGAAATATCGGACGGGAGCACGTACCGCGCTTCCTCCCCTTTTACCGCGATCTTCAGCCGTTTATGATCGACGGAAAGGTGGGCGGGGTTTTCGATCAAAAGGATCCGGTTCTCACTCATCGGTCACTCGCAACCGGGCCAACCCCTTTCCGCTTACCTTACGCAGCCCATCCGCCTTTTTCATGTCCCGGACTTCCCTGGCATCCGTGTAGGGGGTGAGGAACAAAGTCCCCCCTTGGGCCACGATTTGCCGCACCAAGTAGCGTTTTCCGTCGGACTCGTCGATGACCGTGTCGTTTTTCCAGAAGCGCCGCACATGCCCAGGGGCGGGCTGGCCCTTGCTCGCCATGGCTTCGTGGGCCGGCACCGCCCGGGGCGGCAATTGGGGTTTGCCGTCCTTGAAGGCCAGTTCCAGGTAGGCGTATCCATCCACGCTCAGGTATTTGTGGTGGGCGCCTCCCCTGCCAACGTGCTCGATTCTTTTCGCCGTGTGGGAACCGTACCCCAGCAAACGGACATTGACGATTTCCGTTTTGTTCACCAGGTGCATGATGGGAGCGGCAAGGGCTTCATGAGGCTCCAACCCCTCAGCGCGGCGGGATCGATAGGCTTCACGCACCGCTTCCCGTGTGACGGGCGCGGCGATGCATCCGATGCGTTTCAGCACCGTTGCATCCGAATCCCTCTTGCCCGCTATTTCGGAGAGCTTGGATTTCTGGAGCAACATTTCCCCTTTTTCCGTTTGCACGGCCCCGTGGGGATTGTCCTTGAAAAACC
The genomic region above belongs to Candidatus Glassbacteria bacterium and contains:
- the cas2 gene encoding CRISPR-associated endonuclease Cas2, which gives rise to MAINGWRVMWLIAAYDCPVSTREARSAYQRFHTLLQEENFSQHQYSLYVRHFPTLAAAQAEAEKLGKAVPDGARAAFYFITDKQYGMTREFFGAQPTEEKPSKPQQIELF
- a CDS encoding cyclase family protein; translated protein: MTGFPNYADLNRPDDSGLPLAWGAWGAEDQLGTLNHITPEAVRAAAALVRRGVRFNLDLPLHVPYALTKPKSHRFRTAPRHTINEITATGALVGRDDLLDSFYLQGSSQWDGLTHIGDPRHGFYNGVRADQITGKEGTRNGIEQVAEFGMAGRCVLADLSRHFARTGRDWHPNRQMVVTPTEVEECLAAQGVTLQAGDILLVRYGWLEAFLAGGDEEGRDAVLRPWSFSGLSGGEDTWEFIWDNRIAAVASDSVTTEVWPLVEGKPSLHLAIARLGITIGELFDLEALAEDSADNGEYTAFFTSSPLNLRGGVGSPPNAMAIR
- the cas1 gene encoding type II CRISPR-associated endonuclease Cas1; the encoded protein is MSENRILLIENPAHLSVDHKRLKIAVKGEEARYVLPSDISVLVLHHPEVTLTVHALQRLAGAGASVLLTDASHMPAGQLWPSNGQSVMGKRLRQQIALEQTNDGEGLWRRIVRAKINAQAATLRWAERAGALRLERFARQVAPGDPKNIEAQAARHYWKHLFSPEFRRVRPNADDPQNTRLNYGYAVLRSLVARQLAASGLNPVLGLGHRQIDNPFNLADDFMEPYRHAVERQVVQADMEAEFDGQERVRGLAFLESEVRLSRGEFRLPNAIAESVDSYCRFLDGKSKSLDLPRF